One segment of Vibrio gazogenes DNA contains the following:
- the pncA gene encoding bifunctional nicotinamidase/pyrazinamidase gives MTQTLVIVDVQNDFSPSGALPVPDGDCVVTVINRLMSCFDHVVATQDWHPVGHGSFASVHHMSPGEMIELNGIQQILWPDHCIQSSWGSEFIPGLAQSNIEYIVYKGSNPEIDSYSGFFDNGKQQSTGLLDYLKEIDSDELYIVGLATDYCVLFTALDAVELGFKTYVVQDACRAVNLNSDDEEKALAKMAQAGCRIIQSKDVLNE, from the coding sequence ATGACTCAAACGTTAGTGATCGTCGATGTTCAAAATGATTTTTCACCATCTGGTGCGTTGCCTGTGCCTGATGGAGATTGTGTGGTTACAGTGATCAATCGGTTAATGTCTTGTTTTGATCATGTTGTTGCCACACAAGACTGGCATCCAGTTGGCCACGGTAGCTTCGCGTCCGTACATCATATGTCTCCCGGTGAGATGATAGAACTGAATGGCATTCAGCAGATACTATGGCCCGATCACTGTATTCAATCATCTTGGGGCTCCGAATTTATTCCCGGATTAGCGCAGAGCAATATTGAATATATTGTCTATAAAGGCAGCAATCCTGAAATTGATAGTTACAGTGGATTCTTTGACAATGGAAAACAGCAATCAACCGGGCTTTTGGATTATTTGAAAGAAATCGATTCAGATGAGTTGTACATTGTCGGACTTGCGACAGACTACTGTGTGCTATTTACAGCGCTTGACGCCGTTGAACTTGGTTTTAAAACTTATGTCGTTCAGGATGCTTGCCGTGCTGTAAACCTGAACTCTGACGATGAAGAGAAAGCTCTGGCGAAAATGGCTCAAGCCGGCTGTCGGATTATACAGTCAAAAGACGTGCTGAACGAATGA
- a CDS encoding response regulator, giving the protein MMDVFDVLIVEDEVSISDFHTYYLNQMPRFRPVGVARSLAEARNMLRFLKPQLIILDNFLPDGCGLDLLKEMISSGNMPDVIFVTAASDMETVREAVRCGVFDYLLKPIAYDRLQDSLERYLKYNNSLKAADNFNQRHVDELLNFQSKAQYHQDNLPKGIDELTLDKIKVIYQEEDVTHTAESLGKLVGISKTTARRYLEYCTSASFLEAIIQHGRVGRPERLYRRK; this is encoded by the coding sequence ATAATGGATGTATTTGATGTATTGATTGTTGAAGATGAAGTCAGTATCTCTGATTTTCACACTTACTACCTGAATCAAATGCCTAGGTTTCGTCCGGTTGGTGTTGCCCGCTCTCTGGCAGAAGCGCGGAACATGCTCCGCTTTTTAAAACCACAATTAATTATATTAGATAATTTTCTTCCCGATGGGTGTGGTCTGGATTTACTGAAAGAGATGATTTCAAGCGGAAACATGCCGGATGTAATTTTTGTCACCGCTGCCTCAGATATGGAAACCGTCCGTGAAGCAGTTCGCTGTGGGGTTTTTGACTATCTGCTCAAACCGATTGCCTATGACCGACTACAGGACTCACTTGAACGCTATTTAAAATATAACAATTCACTGAAAGCCGCAGATAACTTTAACCAAAGGCATGTCGACGAATTACTCAACTTTCAATCAAAAGCACAATACCATCAAGATAATCTCCCCAAAGGGATTGATGAACTAACACTGGATAAGATCAAGGTCATTTATCAAGAAGAGGATGTGACACACACTGCAGAGTCTCTGGGTAAACTGGTTGGCATCAGTAAGACGACCGCTCGCCGATATCTGGAATATTGCACGTCCGCCAGCTTCCTTGAAGCAATTATTCAACACGGCCGGGTTGGCAGGCCCGAAAGACTATACCGTCGGAAGTAG
- a CDS encoding ATP-binding protein, with translation MLKTIFQAAHTHICQKLSFQLRVALLLISVISIQLILVTVFFHLTLSKSLEHQFRTKAVIQAREIAHNKVLIHNIEQHNIEAIQNTVHELQAISDADFIVVGNKKGIRLAHPDSDKVGFPMQGGDNVRALKYGEYYSSLRKGSLGFAIRGKSAIINQHNEIIGVISVGYLMNSISDWMALYSYPLFYAVFALLILSMLGAWLFTKHIKRQMFEMEPEEIALSLRLHSSILQSVYEGIIAVSTQGEILSVNNRALKTLGIAHPPKYLLGRSITEFVTPASFFMGSDPHGQVDISDQQDELITCNGETLVANRVNIGDLEKHVGWVVSFRRRDDINTLTSQISQIRQHTENLRVLSHEYTNRLSTIGGLVQIGAYDEAIQAIQKETQNQQQLIDYITQTFCSRIIAGLLLGKYSRAKELGLQLDFDPLCQMKKELQCMSSDELAAILGNLLDNAFEATLKSDSSNKTITLLLTDASDELVIEVADNGTGIPETISDSLFTKGVSSKEQPGHGIGLYLVHRLVTQANGTILIDHAEPKGTIFSIFIPNVST, from the coding sequence ATGCTCAAAACGATCTTTCAAGCCGCTCATACACATATATGTCAGAAGCTATCATTCCAACTCAGGGTTGCCCTTCTGCTTATCTCTGTTATTTCGATTCAATTAATATTGGTTACTGTCTTTTTTCATCTCACACTCAGTAAAAGTCTCGAACATCAGTTTAGAACCAAAGCTGTCATCCAAGCCCGAGAGATTGCGCATAATAAAGTATTGATTCACAACATCGAGCAACACAATATTGAAGCGATTCAGAATACCGTCCATGAGCTACAGGCTATCTCTGATGCTGACTTCATTGTTGTCGGTAACAAAAAAGGGATTCGGCTGGCACACCCTGATTCAGATAAAGTCGGTTTTCCCATGCAAGGGGGGGATAACGTTCGAGCGTTAAAATACGGGGAATATTATTCGTCGTTAAGGAAAGGGAGTTTAGGCTTCGCAATCCGTGGGAAATCCGCCATTATTAATCAGCACAATGAGATTATCGGTGTCATCTCCGTTGGATACTTGATGAATAGTATCAGTGACTGGATGGCATTATATTCCTATCCGCTTTTTTATGCTGTTTTTGCCCTGTTGATCTTATCCATGCTCGGTGCTTGGTTATTTACCAAACATATCAAACGACAAATGTTCGAGATGGAGCCGGAAGAAATTGCGCTCTCTCTACGCTTACACAGTTCAATCTTACAAAGTGTTTATGAAGGCATTATCGCTGTCAGTACCCAAGGTGAAATATTATCGGTCAATAACCGAGCACTCAAAACATTGGGCATCGCGCACCCACCCAAGTATTTACTCGGCAGATCCATTACTGAATTCGTCACCCCCGCTTCATTTTTTATGGGGAGTGACCCACATGGTCAGGTTGATATCAGTGACCAACAAGATGAGCTGATCACCTGCAACGGTGAAACATTGGTTGCCAATCGAGTGAATATTGGGGATCTCGAAAAACATGTCGGCTGGGTCGTGAGTTTCCGTAGACGGGATGATATCAATACCCTGACATCACAAATTTCACAAATTCGCCAGCATACGGAAAACCTTCGCGTACTCAGTCATGAGTATACCAATCGATTATCCACTATCGGAGGATTAGTACAAATTGGCGCTTATGATGAAGCCATTCAAGCCATTCAGAAAGAAACCCAAAATCAACAACAACTAATCGATTATATTACCCAAACTTTCTGCTCGCGTATTATTGCCGGACTCCTTCTGGGCAAATATAGCCGAGCAAAAGAACTCGGCTTACAGTTGGATTTTGATCCACTCTGTCAGATGAAAAAAGAACTACAATGTATGTCATCCGACGAACTGGCTGCAATTTTGGGTAATCTACTTGACAATGCCTTTGAAGCTACTTTAAAAAGCGATAGCAGTAATAAAACGATCACACTGCTTTTAACCGATGCCTCAGACGAACTCGTCATTGAGGTGGCGGACAATGGTACCGGTATCCCTGAAACAATTTCTGATTCACTTTTTACCAAAGGTGTCAGTAGCAAGGAACAGCCAGGGCATGGTATCGGTTTATATCTCGTCCATCGACTGGTCACTCAGGCCAATGGCACGATATTGATTGATCATGCTGAGCCCAAAGGTACCATTTTTTCTATTTTCATCCCTAACGTGAGTACATAA
- the citS gene encoding citrate/sodium symporter CitS yields MNEKTLRITSDAQGSHSLLSQIKIFGIPFHLFALLFLVVLTAHITDTLPNNIVGGFSFMFVVGAIFGEFGKRLPIFNKYIGGAPVMIFLVAAWFVHTGLLTQREITAVTDVMKKTDFLDLFIAVLITGSILAVNRKLLLRSLVGYIPTILAAVAGASILGILGGIIFGIPVDRIMMLYVLPIMGGGNGAGAIPLSEIYESVTGGSKEQYYSVAIAILTIANIVAIVAAALLNGLGDKMPSLTGNGELIRKSNFNVSEATKTPTITPREIAIGLMLAACVYTFSASLSKHILPGFGNIKIHTFAYMVIIVAIINGAGLCSDEIKEGAKRLSSFFSKQLLWVLMVGVGIAYTDLGEVVNALTFTNVIIATLIVTGAIFGSALGGWMMGFYPVESSITAGLCMANRGGSGDLEVLAASNRMNLLSYAQISSRLGGGIVLIIASVVFGIFM; encoded by the coding sequence ATGAATGAAAAAACGTTACGAATAACAAGTGACGCTCAGGGATCTCACTCATTGCTGTCACAAATAAAAATATTCGGCATACCATTCCATCTTTTTGCCCTACTCTTTCTTGTGGTTCTGACTGCACATATTACCGATACGCTTCCCAATAATATTGTTGGTGGCTTCAGCTTTATGTTTGTCGTCGGAGCAATATTTGGTGAATTCGGTAAACGTCTACCGATATTCAATAAATATATTGGTGGCGCGCCAGTAATGATTTTTCTTGTCGCAGCTTGGTTCGTCCATACCGGATTATTGACCCAAAGAGAAATTACCGCTGTCACCGATGTTATGAAAAAAACGGACTTCCTCGACCTATTCATCGCGGTACTGATCACCGGGTCGATTCTGGCAGTCAATAGAAAACTTCTGCTGCGTTCATTAGTTGGCTATATTCCAACAATTCTCGCAGCGGTGGCAGGCGCATCAATTCTTGGTATCTTAGGAGGAATCATTTTCGGCATTCCGGTGGACCGAATTATGATGCTGTATGTGCTCCCAATTATGGGCGGCGGTAATGGTGCAGGCGCAATTCCTCTGTCTGAAATTTACGAGTCAGTGACGGGGGGCTCAAAAGAACAGTATTATTCGGTTGCTATTGCGATTCTTACGATTGCCAATATTGTTGCCATTGTTGCGGCAGCGCTTCTGAATGGTTTAGGCGATAAAATGCCGTCACTAACCGGTAACGGAGAACTGATACGTAAATCGAATTTCAATGTGAGCGAAGCAACCAAAACACCCACGATTACACCTCGTGAAATAGCCATTGGCCTAATGCTTGCTGCCTGTGTTTATACATTCTCAGCCTCACTCTCCAAGCATATCCTCCCCGGGTTTGGTAATATTAAAATTCATACATTCGCTTATATGGTCATTATTGTTGCGATCATCAACGGTGCAGGTCTTTGTTCGGATGAAATCAAAGAAGGTGCAAAACGTCTTTCTTCTTTCTTCTCTAAACAGTTGCTCTGGGTTTTGATGGTTGGTGTCGGTATTGCTTACACCGATCTGGGTGAAGTGGTCAATGCATTAACATTCACCAATGTCATTATTGCGACACTCATTGTAACCGGTGCAATTTTTGGCTCGGCACTCGGAGGTTGGATGATGGGCTTTTATCCGGTTGAATCTTCAATCACGGCGGGCCTGTGTATGGCAAACCGAGGCGGTTCCGGTGACCTTGAAGTGCTGGCAGCGTCTAACCGAATGAACTTACTCTCTTACGCCCAAATCTCTTCGCGCCTTGGTGGGGGTATTGTTCTCATCATCGCCAGTGTTGTATTCGGGATATTTATGTAG
- the citC gene encoding [citrate (pro-3S)-lyase] ligase, with protein sequence MLDEVFFSRVPITNRHKMGKIQTFLSRNGLDIDDDVEYFVIGRHVSGQILACGGIAGKVLKSVAIDKAHRGSGLSLTLMTELTNFAYELGRYNLFLFTKPQNFNLFRQSGFFQLAQVDDAMVLMENSPNRFQSYCQQLKLMKVAGDRIGSMIMNANPFTLGHQYLVEKASAECDWVHLFVVREEGKDFSYLERLNMIRAGTRHLKNVTVHPGSDYMISRATFPTYFIKDQKKINHCHAALDLQLFRDGIVPALGITHRYVGTEPLCPVTNHYNESMHYWLTSAASRPNSIGIIEVPRKAIGGEPVSASRVRRLLSQQHYDQVAKLVPKTTYQILLSDDVQCNRLKSVAA encoded by the coding sequence ATGTTAGACGAGGTGTTTTTTTCTCGAGTCCCAATTACGAATCGCCACAAAATGGGTAAAATTCAGACCTTTTTATCGCGTAACGGATTGGACATTGATGATGATGTAGAATATTTCGTTATCGGTAGACATGTCTCTGGGCAGATATTGGCATGTGGTGGCATCGCCGGAAAAGTTTTAAAGTCGGTTGCGATTGATAAGGCACATCGAGGCAGTGGCTTATCACTGACACTCATGACTGAATTGACTAACTTCGCTTATGAGTTAGGACGCTACAATTTATTTTTATTTACCAAACCGCAAAACTTTAATCTATTCCGCCAGTCCGGTTTTTTCCAGCTTGCGCAAGTCGATGATGCCATGGTTCTCATGGAAAATAGCCCCAACCGTTTTCAATCCTATTGCCAACAACTCAAATTGATGAAAGTTGCAGGCGACCGTATTGGTAGCATGATTATGAATGCGAATCCATTCACGTTGGGGCATCAATATTTAGTTGAAAAAGCTAGTGCCGAGTGTGATTGGGTTCATTTGTTTGTTGTTCGCGAAGAAGGTAAGGATTTTTCTTATCTTGAACGACTCAACATGATTCGAGCCGGCACACGACATTTGAAAAATGTAACCGTCCACCCGGGTTCGGATTATATGATCTCCAGAGCAACATTCCCGACTTATTTCATCAAAGATCAGAAGAAAATCAATCATTGTCATGCTGCATTGGATTTACAGCTGTTTCGTGACGGCATTGTTCCGGCTTTAGGGATTACCCACCGATATGTTGGTACGGAACCATTGTGTCCGGTCACCAACCATTATAACGAGTCGATGCATTACTGGTTGACTTCTGCAGCTTCTCGGCCAAACAGCATTGGCATTATAGAAGTACCAAGAAAGGCCATTGGTGGTGAGCCAGTCTCAGCGTCCAGAGTTCGGCGGTTATTATCTCAGCAACACTATGATCAGGTTGCGAAGCTGGTACCGAAAACGACCTACCAAATCCTATTGAGCGATGATGTTCAGTGTAATCGACTAAAATCAGTCGCGGCCTGA
- the citD gene encoding citrate lyase acyl carrier protein: MEIKQPAFAGTLESSDLQVRISPNNDGGIIIYLDSTVQQQFGEVIKHVVLDALQQLKVTNAILTIEDKGALDCVIQARVQAAVMRACGVEQIDWSLLS, encoded by the coding sequence ATGGAAATTAAACAACCAGCGTTTGCAGGAACACTGGAGTCCAGTGATCTTCAGGTTCGAATCTCCCCCAATAATGACGGAGGTATCATTATTTATCTCGATAGTACGGTTCAGCAACAGTTCGGAGAAGTCATCAAACATGTTGTGCTCGATGCTTTACAGCAACTGAAAGTGACCAATGCCATTTTAACGATTGAAGATAAAGGGGCTTTGGATTGTGTGATTCAGGCTCGGGTACAGGCTGCAGTGATGCGTGCTTGTGGTGTCGAACAGATTGATTGGAGTCTATTGTCATGA
- the citE gene encoding citrate (pro-3S)-lyase subunit beta encodes MSQLRRSMLFVPGANAAMLSNTFIYKPDAIMFDLEDSVSLREKDTARMLVYRALQHPLYQDIETVVRVNPIDSKFGINDLNAVVRGGADVVRLPKTDTAHDVTLMANQIEQIEKACGRAVGSTKLLAAIESAQGINNAIEIAHSSPRLIGIALGAEDYVRDLRTNRSPEGTELLFARCSILQAARAVGIMAFDTVYSDANNEAGFLREAEHIKQLGFDGKSLINPRQIDLLHNVYAPTQKEVDYAHAVIEAAEEAEQQGLGVVSLNGKMVDSPIIERARWTLQRAESGIKQ; translated from the coding sequence ATGAGTCAATTACGCAGAAGCATGTTATTTGTACCAGGTGCGAATGCCGCAATGCTGAGTAATACGTTTATCTACAAGCCCGATGCGATTATGTTCGATCTTGAAGATTCTGTTTCATTACGGGAAAAAGATACCGCACGTATGTTGGTGTATCGTGCATTACAACATCCTTTATATCAGGATATCGAGACCGTTGTCCGAGTGAATCCGATCGACTCCAAATTTGGTATCAACGATTTAAATGCTGTAGTCAGAGGTGGTGCGGATGTCGTACGTCTTCCGAAAACGGATACAGCGCATGATGTGACGTTGATGGCGAACCAAATTGAACAAATTGAGAAAGCTTGTGGTCGTGCTGTCGGTAGTACCAAATTGTTGGCCGCAATTGAAAGTGCCCAAGGGATCAACAATGCGATCGAGATCGCACATAGCTCCCCTCGATTGATCGGAATTGCGCTGGGAGCGGAAGATTATGTTCGTGACTTGCGTACCAACCGCTCACCGGAAGGAACGGAGCTCCTGTTTGCCCGATGTAGTATTCTTCAGGCTGCACGAGCTGTGGGGATTATGGCATTTGATACAGTTTATTCGGATGCTAACAATGAAGCTGGATTCCTTCGCGAGGCAGAACACATCAAACAACTTGGATTTGATGGCAAGTCACTGATTAACCCACGTCAAATCGATCTACTTCACAATGTCTATGCGCCGACCCAGAAAGAGGTCGATTATGCTCATGCCGTCATTGAAGCGGCTGAAGAAGCAGAGCAGCAAGGGCTAGGGGTTGTGTCTCTCAACGGTAAAATGGTCGATAGCCCAATCATTGAACGTGCACGCTGGACATTGCAACGTGCTGAATCCGGTATCAAACAATAG
- the citF gene encoding citrate lyase subunit alpha, which produces MSVSTLNNPISLDELEVHSLTPYTRANAITPHLAEERFKKGRKLKGSLEQAIKELGLADGMTISFHHAFRGGDKIINTVMNVIARMGFKDLTLAPSSLTSIHAPLIEHIRNGVVRKIYTSGLRGELAEEISRGLLKEPVHIHSHGGRVHLVQNDEIHIDLAFIGVPCSDEFGNANGVQGKSRCGSLGYAQIDAQYADRVVILTESIVDYPNSPASISQDCVDAVIQVEEVGDPDKIGGDATRMTSNPRELLIAKHAAEVIERSGYFKPGFSLQTGSGGASLAVTRFLKDKMIKQNIVASFGLGGITATMVDLHEQGLIETLLDVQCFDLVAADSLSRNPNHHEISANEYANPSSKGAVVDRLDVVILSALEIDMQFNVNVITGSDGVIRGASGGHCDTAAAANLTIVVAPLVRGRIPTVVERVTNVVTPGASVDVLVTDHGIAVNPRREDLIERLNALSIPVYSIDELQARAELITGKPEPIEFTDRTIAFVRYRDGSVIDVIKEIAQ; this is translated from the coding sequence ATGAGTGTCAGTACGTTAAATAATCCAATTTCGCTTGATGAACTGGAAGTCCATTCATTAACGCCTTATACAAGAGCCAACGCAATCACACCGCATCTGGCTGAAGAACGATTTAAAAAAGGAAGAAAGCTCAAAGGTTCACTTGAACAGGCCATTAAAGAGTTAGGTTTGGCTGATGGTATGACGATTTCTTTCCATCATGCATTTCGTGGTGGTGATAAAATTATTAATACTGTAATGAATGTGATCGCCAGAATGGGGTTCAAAGACTTAACTTTAGCTCCCAGCTCTCTGACGTCGATTCATGCGCCATTAATTGAACATATCCGCAATGGGGTTGTGCGTAAAATTTATACCTCTGGATTACGGGGTGAGCTTGCTGAAGAGATCTCCCGAGGATTACTGAAAGAACCAGTTCATATTCACTCGCATGGCGGACGGGTTCACTTAGTCCAAAATGATGAAATTCATATCGATCTCGCATTTATCGGTGTCCCTTGTAGTGATGAGTTTGGGAATGCAAATGGCGTTCAAGGTAAGTCACGTTGTGGTTCTTTAGGTTATGCGCAGATTGATGCGCAGTATGCAGATCGTGTTGTTATTTTGACGGAATCAATAGTTGACTACCCGAACTCTCCAGCCTCAATTAGTCAGGACTGTGTTGATGCCGTGATACAGGTCGAAGAAGTTGGTGACCCGGATAAAATCGGGGGGGATGCAACTCGAATGACATCCAACCCGCGTGAATTACTGATTGCGAAACATGCGGCCGAGGTTATCGAACGCTCTGGTTATTTTAAGCCGGGGTTCTCTTTGCAAACAGGCTCTGGTGGTGCATCTCTTGCGGTGACGCGTTTCCTGAAAGATAAGATGATCAAGCAAAATATTGTGGCATCTTTCGGTCTCGGTGGCATTACTGCCACAATGGTTGATTTACATGAGCAGGGTTTGATTGAAACATTATTAGATGTCCAGTGTTTTGATTTGGTCGCTGCTGACTCTTTATCCCGTAACCCGAACCATCATGAAATTTCAGCCAATGAATACGCTAACCCTTCTTCAAAAGGTGCTGTGGTTGATCGACTGGATGTGGTCATTCTCAGTGCTTTAGAAATTGACATGCAATTTAATGTCAATGTGATTACCGGTTCCGATGGGGTGATCCGTGGGGCTTCTGGTGGTCATTGTGATACTGCGGCCGCAGCGAATTTAACGATTGTTGTTGCACCATTGGTTCGGGGACGGATTCCGACGGTTGTTGAACGGGTAACGAATGTGGTGACACCGGGAGCATCGGTTGACGTGTTAGTCACTGATCATGGTATTGCTGTGAACCCGAGACGTGAAGATCTGATCGAACGACTGAATGCACTTTCAATTCCGGTTTACTCTATTGATGAATTACAGGCTCGAGCTGAATTAATTACGGGTAAGCCTGAGCCAATTGAATTTACTGACAGAACGATTGCCTTTGTGCGGTATCGAGATGGTTCTGTCATTGATGTGATTAAGGAGATCGCTCAATGA
- the citX gene encoding citrate lyase holo-[acyl-carrier protein] synthase: MTHITEGTPVHLCELLACKERRAKTQLSWLKTYGVPLVSFSINMPGPVKLNPMSEHIFAQGLAALEAACHERGWILIAQQIHHEKTGPEGIFAVQGVSASILKKQMMHIEKTHPVGRLMDLDVIDKQGKSISRKAYQIGRRKCLVCQEDAVVCARSRRHPLQELLTKIEEMTHADECCH, encoded by the coding sequence ATGACACACATAACAGAAGGAACACCCGTTCATTTGTGTGAGCTGCTTGCGTGTAAAGAACGCCGAGCAAAAACTCAATTGTCATGGCTGAAAACTTACGGAGTCCCTTTGGTTTCATTTAGCATCAATATGCCGGGGCCCGTCAAATTGAACCCGATGAGTGAACATATTTTTGCTCAGGGATTAGCGGCACTGGAAGCCGCTTGCCATGAGCGGGGGTGGATACTCATCGCACAGCAAATTCATCATGAAAAAACGGGGCCTGAAGGCATATTTGCAGTGCAAGGCGTGAGTGCATCGATTCTTAAAAAACAGATGATGCACATCGAGAAAACGCATCCGGTCGGACGATTGATGGACTTAGATGTAATTGATAAGCAAGGTAAAAGTATTAGTCGTAAAGCTTATCAGATAGGGCGAAGAAAGTGCTTGGTCTGTCAGGAAGATGCTGTTGTCTGTGCTCGCTCCCGTCGGCATCCGCTTCAGGAGCTCTTGACGAAGATAGAGGAAATGACTCATGCAGACGAGTGCTGTCATTGA
- the citG gene encoding triphosphoribosyl-dephospho-CoA synthase CitG translates to MQTSAVIDLLFDRPHQCTDAESVDVLPCHIQGQASFDKFVGHLAYHAMMLEVHLTPKPGLVDTVNQGAHHDMDLALFVRSAEVLAPYMAGFVRTGWLHHHQPLSSLLAELRLIGIDAEVAMFQATSGVNTHKGMIFSMGLICGVVGWLQANQQNVDACTISEAVSQCCQHLVWDELREIKHRAPMTQGEKLYQQYGVTGARGEAASGFETVMIHALPAYQSAIAQAFSTEQALWQTLLVLIAHNQDTNLLSRGGMSGLLYVQQYASSLLASGGIAHPDIEMALNQFDRRLIERHLSPGGSADLLAVTWLIAELEKRLSPID, encoded by the coding sequence ATGCAGACGAGTGCTGTCATTGATTTGCTGTTTGACAGACCACATCAGTGTACAGATGCTGAAAGTGTCGATGTGTTACCTTGTCATATTCAAGGGCAGGCATCTTTCGATAAATTTGTAGGTCATCTGGCTTATCATGCCATGATGCTAGAAGTTCATCTAACACCGAAACCGGGGCTGGTTGATACCGTGAATCAAGGAGCCCACCACGATATGGATCTGGCGTTGTTTGTTCGCAGTGCCGAAGTACTCGCACCATACATGGCTGGTTTCGTTCGAACGGGCTGGTTGCATCACCATCAACCGCTCTCGTCTCTTTTAGCGGAATTACGGCTGATTGGTATTGATGCTGAAGTCGCAATGTTTCAAGCAACATCGGGGGTCAATACCCATAAAGGCATGATCTTTTCCATGGGGCTCATATGTGGCGTTGTTGGTTGGCTACAAGCCAACCAACAGAATGTGGATGCATGTACTATCAGTGAAGCAGTGAGTCAGTGTTGTCAACATCTCGTCTGGGATGAGCTGCGGGAAATAAAACATCGGGCACCGATGACGCAAGGTGAAAAACTCTATCAACAGTATGGGGTGACCGGTGCAAGAGGAGAAGCGGCTTCGGGCTTTGAGACGGTCATGATACATGCGTTGCCTGCCTATCAATCGGCTATCGCGCAAGCGTTTTCAACAGAGCAAGCATTGTGGCAGACACTATTAGTTTTGATTGCGCATAATCAGGATACCAATTTACTTTCCCGTGGGGGAATGAGCGGATTGCTGTATGTTCAGCAGTATGCGTCCAGTCTACTTGCATCAGGGGGAATTGCTCATCCTGATATCGAAATGGCATTAAATCAGTTTGACCGTCGTTTGATCGAACGACATCTCAGTCCCGGTGGCAGCGCGGATTTACTAGCCGTGACTTGGCTGATTGCAGAATTGGAGAAAAGACTTTCCCCAATCGATTAA